The DNA window CAAGCAGGAGCATGGCGAGGGCGGCGCGCAGACGTTCGCCGCCGGACAAGGCCGCGGCCGGGACGTCGGCGTCGCTGCCGCGGAACAGGAACCGGGCCAGTTGGGCTCGGATCTGTTCGGCACGGGCATGCGGTGCGGTCGAGGCGACGTTGTCGAAGACCGTCCGTTGTTCGTCGAAGATGTCGAGGCGTTGCGGCAGTATGCGCCACGGAACTTTCGGCTGTTGCGCGGCGATACGGTGCAGCAGTGTGGATTTACCCACGCCGTTGCGTCCGGTCAGTGCGATTCGCTCGGGCCCGCAGACCCGCAATGTCACGGTCGGCCCGCAGGGCAGCTCGAGCCGATCGAGATCGATGACCTCCTGTCCCGGGTAGAGCCGGGTGTCGGGCAGGTCGACCCGGATCTGACGGTCGTCGCGTAACAGCTCCTCGGCCTGCTGGAGCTGATCCTTTGCGGTGTCCAGCTTTTCGATGTGGTTGTTGCGCAGTTTGCCCGCCGACACCTGAGCCGCCCGCTTGCGTGCGCCCATCACGATCTTCGGTTCGCGCTTGTTCTCGAACATCTTCTGCCCGTAGCGCGCTCTGCGATCCAGTTTGATCCGGGTCTCGACCAGTTCGCGCGCCTGCTTGCGAACGTCGCTGCGCGCGTCCCGGATCGCGGCCCGCGCCACCTCCTGCTCGGCTTCGATGATCCGTTCGTACTCACTGAAATTGCCGCCGAACAACCGTAATTCGCCCTGGCGCAGTTCGGCGATCGTGGTCATTCGCTCCAGCAGTTCCCGGTCGTGGCTGACGGTGAGGACGGTGCCGGAGAATTGGGCGACGACCTCGTAGAGGCGCTGTCTGGCAACGTGATCCAGGTTGTTCGTCGGCTCGTCGAGCAACAGCACATCCGGATCGCGCAGTAACTCCGCGACCAAGCCGAGCAGCACGGTTTCGCCGCCGGAGAGGGTCGCCAAGCGGCGGTCCAGTTGTTCGGTGGAGTCGGCGAGGTAGTGCAGGCCGAGTCGACCGAGCAGCGCGATCGCGCTCTCCTCGACGTCCCACTGTCCGCCGACGGTGTCGAAGTCCGATTCTTCGCCGATACCGGATTCGATGCGGTGCAACGCCTTCCGCGTCTCGGCGATACCGAGCACCGCATCGACGCGCTGACCGTCGCCGAGGCCGAGATCCTGGCGCAGGTAGCCGAGCCGCCCGGTGACCGTGATCGAACCGCGTGCGGGCGTCAGCTCACCCGCGATCAACCGCAGCAAGGTTGACTTGCCCGCACCGTTGCCGCCGACCAGGCCGAGGTGACCGGGTCCGAGCACGGCGTCGAGCCCGTCGAATACGGGCGTGCCATCGGGCCAGGAGAAAGTGAGATCGGAAAGAGACAGATTGGTCATGCGGACCCCAGAGGTTGCACGGAAACGCGGCGCGCGGGATGCGGGCCGCCCGAGTGGCTACCTCATGAGAGCAACGACATGACTCCGATCAACGGGGGTAAGACTTCTCTAGATTAAACACATCCGCGGATGTTGCGCCAGTGATATTCGGATCACACACATCACCAACGGATTAGTCCACGGCATTCCCACCTGACCCACCGCCGACTTGCTCCCCACCCACAGCGATACGTCATCCACCGGGCATAAGCAACTACCCAGCGACCCTCGCAGCCCGAACCACCACCGGCAATCCGGATTCCAGGAGCCATCAGCGAGTCGAATCAGGCGACAGCCGTGAACCCCCGCGGCCCACGTCGAAATCTAGACGCGGACCACTGAGGTCAAGGGGT is part of the Nocardia sp. NBC_00565 genome and encodes:
- a CDS encoding ABC-F family ATP-binding cassette domain-containing protein produces the protein MTNLSLSDLTFSWPDGTPVFDGLDAVLGPGHLGLVGGNGAGKSTLLRLIAGELTPARGSITVTGRLGYLRQDLGLGDGQRVDAVLGIAETRKALHRIESGIGEESDFDTVGGQWDVEESAIALLGRLGLHYLADSTEQLDRRLATLSGGETVLLGLVAELLRDPDVLLLDEPTNNLDHVARQRLYEVVAQFSGTVLTVSHDRELLERMTTIAELRQGELRLFGGNFSEYERIIEAEQEVARAAIRDARSDVRKQARELVETRIKLDRRARYGQKMFENKREPKIVMGARKRAAQVSAGKLRNNHIEKLDTAKDQLQQAEELLRDDRQIRVDLPDTRLYPGQEVIDLDRLELPCGPTVTLRVCGPERIALTGRNGVGKSTLLHRIAAQQPKVPWRILPQRLDIFDEQRTVFDNVASTAPHARAEQIRAQLARFLFRGSDADVPAAALSGGERLRAALAMLLLADPAPKLLLLDEPTNNLDLPSLDHLTQALAGYEGALIVVSHDPRFLDDIGITRRAELTADGLIETLVR